The Cardiocondyla obscurior isolate alpha-2009 linkage group LG16, Cobs3.1, whole genome shotgun sequence genome segment attagtGAAATGggcttaattaaatatgtactATTATTACTGACTCAGTATTATCTTACCGTATCACATAATCTCTACACCCCGTGAGAGCTTCAACAGCATGTTGTTCGTCGTCAtcatcaaataatttaagcaTTCCAATAGTAATGTGTAACTTTTCTGGTGTTTGAAAAATGGAATTATCAATGTTATATGCAGTTTTACCATATTTTTCCAATACATTATTCTTGAAAcagttaaatttatcaattatatcttttttatttaatggaaTTGACAAAAAATGTGTAAACTGTTTCATCTCTTTTAAAGTTTCTATCTGCAAATCAAGCCTATTTCTTGCAGATATGATACCCTTACGTTCATTTCCATAAATaactataaataaatgaacaagattaaaaatatatatttaaataaaaattaattaatataaaattatttttaccaataTTTCcatcttctcctctttttgGAATATAAATGGTTGTTTTTGTGtcattttctaattttttgcGTGATGCATTTTTTGCACCAATTATACGTGCATAAAAAAccctaaaatattataataaaattttgtaatataaattattattaaatattagcttaattaattttttactatattatatatataatcattattaaattctgaatattattattattattattataaaataaaagatacctACTTAGGTACATAAAAACTATGTGAAAAACCTGAATCACTTggtattatttcaatatcagTTTCAGATTCATCATTTGAACAATTTAATTCCATGTCCTCTGTATATGGGGCTGATGTATGAATGTTATTCCAAGCTGTTCTTTCATAAAATCTATAGCAACGTCCATCAACCCAAATTAATTCTGGTTCTAATATATCCATTATAGaaagtacaatattttttatacaaacacTCCTAAAATTTATGATGAATTATTGATGCATTTTATACAAACATAGATTTAGAAAATTGattcatataatatatttaacttttaccaattacaaattaaatataaaattaaatataaaaaattaattttataaagagcttaatagttaaaattatatgtatatatcttaataaattatttttaactaacataatataattatattgtagatTAATcgttgtataaaataaaaaggtaatttattaattatatattttaatcttgcATTTAACTGTTAACTTATTTGTGATAAGCTTTTTATAGATTAGAATTTACTATGTAATATGCAATGCATAAACTAAATGCAATGCCTACCTTCTCAGTGCacttaacattaaattattcgatattgacaaatatataataatttgctCTGTTTTTTACGTACTTCAGTTATTACTCAATCCTAGAGAAAACAATCTCCTGTGGAAACGTAAAATTAGTGGAATGACTGTCGAGTCGCGGTCGAATCTGGTTTGGCACTCTGGCGTACATacgtgttatttaattaatttttgttttattttaccatattttgctttattatatttatattgtactgTATTTTGCTTGATTTTGTCCAATTTCTCGATATCATCGATCTCTATAACCTCTCGATGTATTTGCAGCGACGATGACCAACGATGGCGGCTGTATCTGATATACGCTCCCGCCAACTCCGTGGCCACTGGTGGCCACGCCCTTTTTATAATGGTTGCCTCTTTTACTAATCAGTagtatgtttaaataataagaaataattaaaaataaaataaagccaagtaaggtaaaataaaaaataaaataaggcaaagttaataaaaaaattaaattaaataatttacgtctCGGATAGTATTAGAGGGAAATTCGtcaaattgaaagaaatttagtagataattttatgttaattaaatacgtacgATTTTTTAGTACAactgttattaatatacatgtatatatttttgattttttatgcattttattacaatttagcGGTGGTTTATCATCGTTGCATATAGAATCCACTACCAACAAAAAAACTACGAAAAAGGCAAGTTTGAAAAACCCTAAATAGCGTGGATATATGAGAAGCCGTCTTGCACGCCGTTTCGACTTTTCGAAACCGGAATGTGTAATGGACCTGAATGGACCTAGACTAGATAGAGGTGATTAGAAAATAATGAGCAGGTAATTATTGGCACGTTTTGATCAGTTACCAATCTTTCAATCAACGAACTTTAATAAGcggatgaaaaatatataattcttcgTTCGATACGACAATTTTACGTGACAAAATGTAACACTCGGCATGGCGCACGACAGTAAAGGTTAGATTTCTGTAACGTATTGTAGTAGCCAAATACTGATAATTTGTTGAGAAAACTGAATCATCCCTGACTCAATAATTATgtgtattacatatatttcgtTGAATTAAATATGCTTCATTAAAAACGGCAAGATTTATGTCATTACGAGTAATGAATAGTTTTGTTcaacgcgaaataatttaactatGTCAATcacttaatatattttaatccaCACAATTTTATGAGATTggcttttaataataacgtctTTTTAGCAGATTACGCGatgaataatttagaaaacCCAGCTATGGAGGCAGAGTTGTCCGATAAGAGTAAGGTAGGTAGGACGTTGAAAAGACGCTCTCTTTCTTCGTCCAACAATGACTcggaaaagaacaaaaaaagacGAAACGTATGTAGCAAGGATAAAAGGAACAAGTCTAGACGTAGAAGTAGTTCTAATAGTTCTAGGTCTTCTAATATTTCCAACTCAGAAAAAGATATGTATAAAGTAAAGAAAGACAGAGGCGATGACTTACGATACAGaactaaaaaatatgaaaataacgTAGAATTACAAAGAAGGAGATACAATAATGATTACAGAGGCAATCGAAGGCACGGCAACTTTTTGAACAATCAAAGAGATTATAACTATTCACGACCTTACAGATATCATAATTACAATAGAAATAGAAGAGacatgcaaaataattatcaatatagATATAATAACAGAGGCTTTGACAGAACGTTCAATCAGAATAGATCCAGAGTATCAAGTTATTATCGAAATACTAGCCATGATGGGACTAGTCAGCCCTCACGAGAGAATAGTTCACGGGAGCATACGAATCGATCGAGATCGATCTCTAAAACGGAAAAATCTGAGTCGACAAAAGATAACCTAGACTTTAACGAATCTGTAaaacagaaagagaagaaaaaaactgaaaatacACAAAGTGTAGCTCAGTCAAGCCGCAagaaatcaaagaaaaaaagatcttcATCTACGTCTAGTTCTTCCAGCGTCACAAGCACCAGCAGTGAAAGTAGCACTAGCAGTTctagcagcagcaacagcagtaCCAGTAGTAGCAGTGATACTGAGTCCAGTAGCAGTAGTAGCAGTATTGATAGCTCAGAGGacgaaaaaaaacagaagaagGCCAAAAAGAAGgctaagaaattaaagaaagccatgaaaaaacgaaagaagaagaaacgaatGAAGAAAaagctaaaaagaaaattaaagaagtCTGCATCTAAGAAGAAAGGACACAATAAGAAAAAGCCTAAGGAAATGAAGCAAATTCAAGAGGGCAAGGAGAAAACGAAGGAAATATCAGACGTAATAGAAAGAGCGAAAGCCATGGCGCCTATGACAAAAGAGGAATGGGAGAAAAGGCAGAGCATCGTGCGCAGAGTGTACGACGATGAGACCGGGAGACACAGGTAATATATTGCAAAGCAActaaattcttatttaaaatgtctattaaaataaattgtatatttttgtaaagatTAATCAAAGGCGACGGGGAGGTTTTGGAAGAGATAGTTAGCCGAGAACGTCACAAGGAAATTAATAGACAAGCTACGAAAGGGGACGGCAAATACTTCCAGACGCACTTGGCGATGAATgttttgtgaaatatatatttttgtgtaaACCTAATTAGAAAGCATAATTAccctttatatatatatatatatatatatatatatataatatatatataatttatatatatatataaatatatatatataaattacatgttATATAGTAAAGACTTAGGTGTAAGTTATGTGTGTATATAcctatatatgtatgtacgtatacgtGACTTATATTTTTCCTTGTTATATGCGATACTGTCTCACTTAACACGTTTTATAATGTATTACGATTTTGAACATTTATCTAAGGGTATACTTAAAACGTTATTATACATTACAATCGTAATTCATGCGTGGATCATTGAAAGTTAgattaaacttaaattattttattattatattcctattaaacatataatatgtaacgtatctaaaataaatttttatataggacatttttttttcattgaaaattaattcaatttacccaattaatataaaaattaagtttttgatttaatgttaaaattccACAGATAAATCTTTATGACCGCCTTTCCGATTGTTTTAAGCTACGAATGAGCAGAAGCGTAATATAacgcggctaagtttacgcaaatatataaaataaatgcaaccTTTAACATATTGCgattttaatcattatttttattacgtttgatgtaataaataggaaaaaaattaaactttaaacagAAATTTAGACACAAGTATTAATGAGGAACAAGGTTTTTTTATAGCATATTCTTAACATGCACAACAAGCATATTATATTCTATAGTTATTAATACGTTTGTTCaccaattaataatatattaaaaagtaaatttgtaCTTTGCTTGCATATTAtgaacaataaaaatgtagccgttgcaaataaattaaacacaagttaataattttaaataaaaattccaacGGTGAAAATGATCGATAAATATAGcatgtaaatatatgtttcATGAAacgagtaattatttttcatatttagtcgtccttaataaaaaaacaaactttAGTTTCGTGTATTGTCGAAAACTTCGTAGAGATGTAAATAAAGTTGATGTTACGTTAGCTGCTCAGTCGACTTTGATCTGTTTCAATTTACACTCGCTCATATGATTTGACACACGTTATTAAGtgagtaataaatatatattaatttaaacgtgtaggcatacatttaatttaatttatatttcgatattaacttttcttaaaaaattaaaatagaagattCTTTCGTTACAAgtactaaaataataataaaaagtaaaaataaaaaaacccaACTAAAACGGAGAGCAGACGTTACATTTGGTTATAACTAAATTATGACAAGTTACAAtacagataaaatttaatatttacagataaataacagataataataaaaatggcaTCGAAACCATCACCCGCAAAAATAATCGAGTTCAAGATATCCGCACCAAGCATAATGAGCTTACTCGGTGAACGATTAGACGACTCTCCCGTAATATCAGCTGCTCTTAATTTACGTACAACAATGAAATTCGAAGAATTACCTCTTTCGGCCAACGTTATTACCATACAATATCTTAAAGTTGGTCTAAAACATGACTTACCTTTACCGGAGTTCGTTAAGTTTTACAACACTTGTACCGAAAATATGGATTTATTAAACGAGCGAGTTGTAGAATTCCTTAACTCGACATATAAATTTCCCAATTGCAGAAGGCTCATACACACGCTTTATTATTTGCTCGTTAGTATCCTCCATAAAGAAAGCTTCGAGCTAAAATCATTTGCGCTGCacttattttcggaaattGAAATCGACGATGGGCTACCCTGTCCAGCATCATCTACGGTATGTATCGCGGCATGTCTCATGCACTGGTCACAATTACAAAAAGGACCTCACGATACattcgacgacgacgatctcGAAGTTATTGACACTTATGCCAAGTGCTATGGCACAATTTATCCTGAACTTGACGAAATCAACGTGACTGCGAGCGTATTTGGCTTGatacgaaaatttattataaacgaaaCGGGCTCGTCGTTAATCTCGACAATCGAGGTACAGGATCTCCCAACCATCACCATTCTGCTAGTAAATTCAAAAAAGACGCAAAGCATCGAAAAcctgaaagaaattaaagtgtTACAAATCGAAGACCAAAAggagcaaattaaaatattaaaaaatagcgtaCCAGACGTTTTTGAGTCCATCTGGGAAAACATAGAAAAAGTGTCGTTAAACGCTTATGATCTATTGTTCAATCTTGCTAGAATCCATGGAAATTCAGAGGAGACTTTTCAAACGAGATATCTGACTACATTGAACTTGTACACTGAATtaaaggtaattaaaaaattagttacaAGTGTCTTATCGCcaagtatgaaagaaaaaaaaatcttgcactcttatttattatcgcaTGCTTTTGTTACGAATATGGAATATTAAATTGCGTATGCCAAAGCATCGCAACCTAatccaattttattttttttgtgttttagacatttatttctataaaccAAAGCTTTTTGCAAGCGTTGAGACTGACCAATGCTGACATGGACGAAATTTGTCTGATCGCACGAAAGCACGAAATGGCTGGGAAACATACCGACATTTGTGGGGGTAgatacgtatttattttatgtccACTAACGATACTTGATTCAAGCACAAAAAGAATTGAACGTCTCATGATAAACTTGCATGAACGCGGCTTCACCGTCAAAAAAACGAATTTGGCACAAAAAGGAGTAACGATTGAGCCAGAGGAAtactaaaattattgtatCCGAGCTTGAAAGATTAAAATGtatcaaaatatatactaTGGCATCAGAAAATCATCCAAACTGTcttatcgaatatttattgtttcttATACGCGATTCAATGACAATTACTTGCAATTCTTTCAATCCCGGACTGTCTACGGCTCGCAGACTTTCTAAAGATTCAATTTCTTTAACACGACTGCCTTTATAGCAACCAATTTTGCTTTACACTCACGTAAATATAACAGTTACGTACattatgtttttcttttatgttcgACCATCTTTAGCTGACATATGACTCGTTGTCAATGTGCGTGAAATTGCTTAGTATTAAATCTGTCTTCCGTTGTTTTATCACCTACATTATCATCCCACGTTATTTCATAATCGTCGTGTATTGGAAATTAAGTGATAAAGTCTATCAACGTTCCGTAAGAGGCGCTAACTGTTGGTCTACGAGTAGAGCCAGATGCCTCGATGCAGTTTTATGTGGCTAAGAAGCGAGTGCCAAAATAATCCAAGAAGAAGAAGCAGTTTTATCGCGAACGTTTGAATGCTTCTGAAAACAATATTAGAAGAGAAACAATGACGCAAAATTATAGTTACACGCCGGATTACTTTTCTCTGACAGATATTTTGTGCACCGAGGAACGAATGTCGTGCACAGTAGAAGTTACGTTACCTCGATTAGGTATgcttttttgtatttatactTGTCAACTCTCATTATGTAATAACaatgtagataaaaaattatattcttcatAAGGAAGCATTGCTCGATGTTGTATTTTGTTGCACGTATAGGTTTTTTGGATCCTTCTTCCGAGTCAGAGGATTTAAAGCAAGGTACAAAATTAGAGTTTCCACTGTGGTCAGCTCAACAGCTGAATGAGAAGTCAGTGGTCACTGTTGATATACCTAAAACCTACAAAAAGGGTTATAGGTATGTATGTGTCTGCAAAGTGAacttaatttctattaaaatgtaGAAAAGTTTTCCATTGATTTACTTCTCATATATGTATGTTGCagagaaattttattagcaGATGCTTGTACAGTTGTACTGAATAAATGGAACCCATATTATTATGAACTGGGAATGTATCTaagtaaatttaacaatagcGATTGTGAAATGATAATTGACAGTTTACTATTGGTAAGTAGTGTcacattactttaattaatttattcattaactTGTATTTGCTAAATTGTGTATGTCTCAGACTTTCAGATCGCGATTTAGACTGATTATGGACTGGGCACAAAATCCTGTTTCTGATCCAATGCTCAATAACTTACTGCCAAGGTTAGAGAGAGATTTATTTCTTACGGGCAGAAAGGCTAAGCTGCAATTAAATGAATGGTTAAAAAAAGGTTCAAGTGTCATTGAAACTTCACAAAGTGCTGTAAATCTTAAAAAGCGAAAACGAACAGATTACGAATTAGATTGAAATttacatacattatatgtGTTAAGACAaagtacaattaataattatatatatttacgcaatttaacttttttatacgatatttAACAAACGcgattgtaatattaaataaaatttattgtctTATACGTTAAAACTACATGTcccattatttaaaaatacaaatatatatctgcgtaatttattacttattaaataacaaaaattttatacgtatatacatatgtatatcttttatatctGGAATCAGTCACATTCGAACTGTCAACAATATATAGAAAGGATCATACAACATAAAGTGATAATATCTATTTCACAACCCATgactaaaaattgttaaaatatcttaGAGCTATAAAACACTAATATATTACACTCTTTAGtgaaatatcattttattattaacaatgatAATCGCgtacgtatttcttttttctgccATTACTTCATATCTTATATTAAACGTTAATGTTTATTAAACTCTtcgtacaaaaatataaaatatatatttgccgGGCTAATTTGCAGTATCTACGACTTATATTAAATGTCTTTTTATATAGTACTATGCGTTGTGAAACTTTGTTTATATActgtatgtacgtatatgtacGTAATATTGCATACACATGGAAGACCATACAGAATATAATGATGCAAATACGGCacatgaataaaaattattacaataaaaaaagtcCAATTGCAAAATTcagataaatgaaaaataaccAGCAGTGGTTAAACAAtatcaagtaaaatatttctcaaatcTCGATTATTTAAAGTACTTACATATGTTGCATGAGTTTGTTTTTAGACCAAGGTCTGTCCGGTGCTTTCCAAATGAGAATGATTCGTTAGTTTCGATTATTCGCACATAATCATACTTGcacgtaattatttccatGGTTCGTAAATGTTCTCACGTATCactataatataacaattacaGCTCTCATCTCCGAGTGACCGATGCATGTTTGCACGATCAACGTATagtttatattacattataattcgTACTCATACTTTactattttgttaattttactatCTGATTATTATGCTATTGCTTTCTATCCGGCCGTAATGTCAGTGTTGACATCTCGCTAAAGACTAACACCGCGATAAGATGCACTAGCCATTTTTTGATTAGGCACAGGCTGTCGTGGCAAATCGGTTTATCGCGCGACACTCGCATGCGTAAAAAGGCCAAACGCCTGTGTATATTTCTCATCACTACTAACGGTAAATTGCATTGCAATGGCGCACTTTTCACTTTGCGCGGAACTCACGCACGACGAATATTTTAAGCGCGGGTCCCATCAAACTATTTTAAGACTATATCTACATAATGCTTACATGGACACAGCTACACTTGGAATGTTATACATTGCTGCATCATTTTATTTACACTACGTTACGAACTACAGTAACGTTATTCACCCGATTCGAACTGAgcatagtaataaaaaaaaaatgaaaaaacaatatttctcGTTGTATTAATGTTTCCTATCATTTCTGATTACTTAATTCAACTTACACATATATTTCTGTATGTACAGCAATAGTAAGTCGTATACGGCTTTACGTATCTTAAATCAAGGTTTGAaaccgatattattttaataaactcaaATTTTGACGTCGTAAAATGGAAAGTACCAAGgatattgatttctttttgGATACTAACGAAGACACGTTGAGATTGCCTCGGTTTCAGGTTCCATTCCAAATTAAGTTGCTGAAAGTTATAATTGTCAACtgtataattgtattttactcGTTACCTTTCAGCCCTAGCGCGGACTTCAGAAACGACCTGAATACTGTCGCAACagtaataatagcaataatattGGCAGGACACGATCTTATCGCTTATCACATTCATCTTGGTCGGCGATTAATCATTATCTGTACAGGTGCGGGTCTTGGCTGGATAATCAGCCGCAACTAGGAAACGTGATCGCGGTACGTCGcgtcgttaattttataattacataaaacgaTATACTCTCACGAGCTCTTTTGCACGCTGCAGCACGTGTCGATCTTCCGTTTCTTCCTCTCGCCCCGCCTCGTTCCGCGAGCTAACGTCAACGATCACATTTCATTCGACGTAATACGCgccgttttattaattgagcaacaagttttttttttattttttgagcAGAATGTCGTTAGCTATTCAGCGATAAGCTCAGTTGCCGAGGTTAGTCAGAAGCTGGTCTCGGGTTCGAGGCTGGGCTCCTGCTTAAAATATCTAAAGTCCTGGTTCGGTGTGAGATCTCTCAGGATCATGACGGGCATCTGATCGGCTTGTGGGCTCAGATTGCCGGTGTTCGCTGGTGTCAGCGGGCTGCTAGGGCTTTCATTGCTGCTCATGTAGCTACCGGGCGCGGTGCTCGAGATCGGCAAGGTGGTAGCAGCCCCGTTCATCTCTGACGTAGTGCCGCCCAGGAATATCTCTTGAAGCAAATTGTCAATATGTGCGACCCCGAACAGCCTGACAAACTGGATCTGTTCGACCATCTGCCATGAAATTGACTGCAAGGCCGGCAGCATCAGCAGAATATCTCCGAAATGCCCGGGTAGATCACAGCGGTGATCGCTGATGTGATTCTCAAGCTTTATCTGAATGTTGTGACGAAGCTCTCGGACCGTTTTCTGATCGCTCAATCCTTTCgcatctaaaaaaaagaaaaaaaaatgagaaatttataaaagcgtAATTGTGCGCTAGTACAAAAATTTCTGTTCCTCGAAGGCTGCGATAATTCACTTTCGAGTTAACgttacgttaattataaattcaacgACAAACGGAAATACTACGgagaaatattgaattaatcgGCTTATTAAATCTTGGCACATCAACTGGAatgcgcaaatttttttttccccgctccGTCTCTCGCCGATTTCTATTAATAAGCGATGATTTGCGTTGTTTATGAAAGCCTCGCGAAACCGCGAGGCGTGATTGCCTCAACAAGACCGAATTGATCGCGAAGAGCACAGAGATTATTGCGAAGCGAATTGCATTCGATCTATATTAACGGCGCGCGTTTATTGTCTATCGCACGCGGCAGTGTTTCTTCTATTTCGTTTGATCCCGCGCGCATAATCTCTGTCGCGAACCACCGAACGATCCTTCGATGAGAACTTACTTGGGTCAAAGAACACGATGGCTTTGAGAAAAGCGAACTCCGTGTCGTCGATCTTGATCTTCTGAAACGGTTTTACCAGCTCGTCCATCACCCTGATGCCCACCTTGCTGATATCCAGATCCTGCTGATTGCTTCCTTCTACAAATTGCAATGATATTACTGATAGACGCGATTACGCCGTTGTTCCTTCGCTCGTTTCACAGAGACTGAGTCCGgcaaaaagagaagaaaggaaaaaaagatacCTCCCCCTCGCAGATATTACCAAGCCGATGTTTGAAAATCGCTTTTCCGTCCCAACATCGTACAAAGTAAAAGCGGAAAATCGAAATCATTAGCAAAGCAAAGTGAAAAATCtcttctt includes the following:
- the LOC139109011 gene encoding activating signal cointegrator 1 complex subunit 1 isoform X1; this translates as MLSALRRSVCIKNIVLSIMDILEPELIWVDGRCYRFYERTAWNNIHTSAPYTEDMELNCSNDESETDIEIIPSDSGFSHSFYVPKVFYARIIGAKNASRKKLENDTKTTIYIPKRGEDGNIVIYGNERKGIISARNRLDLQIETLKEMKQFTHFLSIPLNKKDIIDKFNCFKNNVLEKYGKTAYNIDNSIFQTPEKLHITIGMLKLFDDDDEQHAVEALTGCRDYVIRPILEETGPINIKLQGVAIMNDDPSDVAVLYAQIAESEKLQELVNKVAEYFNDIGLIQQKDDNVKLHITFMNTTFKKNFPGKYKKRYDASEILKEYKDTSFGETIFNQIDISILGSAPPNDYYQSLGSITF
- the LOC139109011 gene encoding activating signal cointegrator 1 complex subunit 1 isoform X2 — its product is MDILEPELIWVDGRCYRFYERTAWNNIHTSAPYTEDMELNCSNDESETDIEIIPSDSGFSHSFYVPKVFYARIIGAKNASRKKLENDTKTTIYIPKRGEDGNIVIYGNERKGIISARNRLDLQIETLKEMKQFTHFLSIPLNKKDIIDKFNCFKNNVLEKYGKTAYNIDNSIFQTPEKLHITIGMLKLFDDDDEQHAVEALTGCRDYVIRPILEETGPINIKLQGVAIMNDDPSDVAVLYAQIAESEKLQELVNKVAEYFNDIGLIQQKDDNVKLHITFMNTTFKKNFPGKYKKRYDASEILKEYKDTSFGETIFNQIDISILGSAPPNDYYQSLGSITF
- the LOC139109011 gene encoding activating signal cointegrator 1 complex subunit 1 isoform X3; this encodes MELNCSNDESETDIEIIPSDSGFSHSFYVPKVFYARIIGAKNASRKKLENDTKTTIYIPKRGEDGNIVIYGNERKGIISARNRLDLQIETLKEMKQFTHFLSIPLNKKDIIDKFNCFKNNVLEKYGKTAYNIDNSIFQTPEKLHITIGMLKLFDDDDEQHAVEALTGCRDYVIRPILEETGPINIKLQGVAIMNDDPSDVAVLYAQIAESEKLQELVNKVAEYFNDIGLIQQKDDNVKLHITFMNTTFKKNFPGKYKKRYDASEILKEYKDTSFGETIFNQIDISILGSAPPNDYYQSLGSITF
- the LOC139109005 gene encoding ADP-ribosylation factor-like protein 6-interacting protein 4 isoform X2; this translates as MAHDSKDYAMNNLENPAMEAELSDKSKVGRTLKRRSLSSSNNDSEKNKKRRNVCSKDKRNKSRRRSSSNSSRSSNISNSEKDMYKVKKDRGDDLRYRTKKYENNVELQRRRYNNDYRGNRRHGNFLNNQRDYNYSRPYRYHNYNRNRRDMQNNYQYRYNNRGFDRTFNQNRSRVSSYYRNTSHDGTSQPSRENSSREHTNRSRSISKTEKSESTKDNLDFNESVKQKEKKKTENTQSVAQSSRKKSKKKRSSSTSSSSSVTSTSSESSTSSSSSSNSSTSSSSDTESSSSSSSIDSSEDEKKQKKAKKKAKKLKKAMKKRKKKKRMKKKLKRKLKKSASKKKGHNKKKPKEMKQIQEGKEKTKEISDVIERAKAMAPMTKEEWEKRQSIVRRVYDDETGRHRLIKGDGEVLEEIVSRERHKEINRQATKGDGKYFQTHLAMNVL
- the LOC139109005 gene encoding ADP-ribosylation factor-like protein 6-interacting protein 4 isoform X1; the encoded protein is MAHDSKADYAMNNLENPAMEAELSDKSKVGRTLKRRSLSSSNNDSEKNKKRRNVCSKDKRNKSRRRSSSNSSRSSNISNSEKDMYKVKKDRGDDLRYRTKKYENNVELQRRRYNNDYRGNRRHGNFLNNQRDYNYSRPYRYHNYNRNRRDMQNNYQYRYNNRGFDRTFNQNRSRVSSYYRNTSHDGTSQPSRENSSREHTNRSRSISKTEKSESTKDNLDFNESVKQKEKKKTENTQSVAQSSRKKSKKKRSSSTSSSSSVTSTSSESSTSSSSSSNSSTSSSSDTESSSSSSSIDSSEDEKKQKKAKKKAKKLKKAMKKRKKKKRMKKKLKRKLKKSASKKKGHNKKKPKEMKQIQEGKEKTKEISDVIERAKAMAPMTKEEWEKRQSIVRRVYDDETGRHRLIKGDGEVLEEIVSRERHKEINRQATKGDGKYFQTHLAMNVL
- the LOC139109005 gene encoding ADP-ribosylation factor-like protein 6-interacting protein 4 isoform X3, with the translated sequence MNNLENPAMEAELSDKSKVGRTLKRRSLSSSNNDSEKNKKRRNVCSKDKRNKSRRRSSSNSSRSSNISNSEKDMYKVKKDRGDDLRYRTKKYENNVELQRRRYNNDYRGNRRHGNFLNNQRDYNYSRPYRYHNYNRNRRDMQNNYQYRYNNRGFDRTFNQNRSRVSSYYRNTSHDGTSQPSRENSSREHTNRSRSISKTEKSESTKDNLDFNESVKQKEKKKTENTQSVAQSSRKKSKKKRSSSTSSSSSVTSTSSESSTSSSSSSNSSTSSSSDTESSSSSSSIDSSEDEKKQKKAKKKAKKLKKAMKKRKKKKRMKKKLKRKLKKSASKKKGHNKKKPKEMKQIQEGKEKTKEISDVIERAKAMAPMTKEEWEKRQSIVRRVYDDETGRHRLIKGDGEVLEEIVSRERHKEINRQATKGDGKYFQTHLAMNVL
- the LOC139109007 gene encoding mevalonate kinase-like yields the protein MASKPSPAKIIEFKISAPSIMSLLGERLDDSPVISAALNLRTTMKFEELPLSANVITIQYLKVGLKHDLPLPEFVKFYNTCTENMDLLNERVVEFLNSTYKFPNCRRLIHTLYYLLVSILHKESFELKSFALHLFSEIEIDDGLPCPASSTVCIAACLMHWSQLQKGPHDTFDDDDLEVIDTYAKCYGTIYPELDEINVTASVFGLIRKFIINETGSSLISTIEVQDLPTITILLVNSKKTQSIENLKEIKVLQIEDQKEQIKILKNSVPDVFESIWENIEKVSLNAYDLLFNLARIHGNSEETFQTRYLTTLNLYTELKTFISINQSFLQALRLTNADMDEICLIARKHEMAGKHTDICGGRYVFILCPLTILDSSTKRIERLMINLHERGFTVKKTNLAQKGVTIEPEEY
- the Psf3 gene encoding DNA replication complex GINS protein PSF3, with protein sequence MTQNYSYTPDYFSLTDILCTEERMSCTVEVTLPRLGFLDPSSESEDLKQGTKLEFPLWSAQQLNEKSVVTVDIPKTYKKGYREILLADACTVVLNKWNPYYYELGMYLSKFNNSDCEMIIDSLLLTFRSRFRLIMDWAQNPVSDPMLNNLLPRLERDLFLTGRKAKLQLNEWLKKGSSVIETSQSAVNLKKRKRTDYELD